The Verrucomicrobiia bacterium genome window below encodes:
- the msrA gene encoding peptide-methionine (S)-S-oxide reductase MsrA has translation MKRILQLALLPWMGLMLCLSQPAPSVPPSPKSPAKQPEVPAGAETITLGAGCFWCTEAVYQQIPGVLSVTSGYMGGTVPDPTYEQVCTGETGHAEVALLVFDPQVTSLEKILTKFWQIHDPTSLNRQGADVGTHYRSAIFYNSDAQRQVAEKSRDEAARDFAKPIVTEITRATAFYPAENYHQNYYRLNKDRNPYCQRVIAPKLKKAGLKE, from the coding sequence ATGAAACGGATCCTCCAACTGGCCCTGCTTCCATGGATGGGTTTGATGCTCTGCCTGAGCCAGCCCGCCCCGTCGGTTCCCCCTTCCCCGAAAAGCCCTGCAAAACAGCCCGAGGTCCCGGCGGGCGCCGAGACGATCACGCTCGGCGCGGGATGCTTCTGGTGCACCGAGGCGGTCTATCAGCAGATCCCCGGGGTCCTTTCGGTGACCTCCGGCTACATGGGCGGCACGGTTCCCGATCCGACCTACGAGCAGGTCTGCACCGGCGAAACCGGGCACGCCGAGGTGGCCCTTCTGGTGTTCGATCCCCAGGTCACGTCCCTGGAGAAGATCCTCACCAAATTCTGGCAGATCCACGACCCGACCAGTCTGAACCGCCAGGGCGCTGATGTGGGGACCCATTACCGTTCGGCCATCTTCTACAACAGCGATGCCCAGCGGCAGGTCGCCGAGAAATCACGGGACGAAGCCGCCAGGGACTTTGCCAAGCCCATCGTCACCGAGATCACCCGGGCCACCGCGTTCTACCCTGCGGAAAACTACCACCAGAACTACTACCGCCTGAACAAGGACCGGAATCCCTACTGCCAGCGGGTCATCGCGCCCAAGCTGAAGAAGGCCGGCCTGAAGGAGTGA
- the rpsA gene encoding 30S ribosomal protein S1 — protein sequence MAVTTQQFAEMLKQFEKPLQTGQIVKGTVIEIRPKEVIIDVGGKSEGVVPGSEIPDFDSLKVGDTFEVLVERSEDKDGNILVSREKAEFKQNWDRIQTICNEGGTVQGKVKAVVKGGLVVNIGVEAFCPSSQIDISPPKNLQIYVGNAYEFKVVKLNPERQNVVLSRRELVEAERNSRRATLLQELVPGDIRKGVVKNITDFGAFIDLNGLDGLLHITDMSWGRISHPSELLRVGQELDVVILDINREKERVSLGLKQKEANPWDSIESKFPLGAKVKGKVVNLVPYGAFIELEPGVEGLVHVTELSWTKRIAKPSDVLKVGQEIEAVVLGINREEQKISLGIRQLEANPWDVAHEKYPSGTQVKGTIRNLTSYGAFLELEEGLDGMIHVSDMSWTRKINHPSEVVKKGDVVEAVVLEVDKANQRISLGMKQLSTDPWEGIDRFFKVGDLVQGKVSKLASFGAFVGLDHDIDGLVHISQVSEERVDKIKNVLKVGDDVTARVIKIDRVERRIGLSIKAANYTQEQIKEEQKLLEQLKPGEDLVALEHAFAAAEEKFSKQ from the coding sequence ATGGCAGTCACCACGCAGCAATTCGCAGAAATGCTGAAGCAGTTCGAAAAGCCGCTTCAGACCGGTCAAATCGTCAAAGGCACCGTCATCGAGATCCGCCCCAAGGAGGTCATCATTGACGTCGGCGGCAAGTCCGAGGGCGTCGTGCCCGGCTCCGAGATCCCCGACTTCGACTCCCTCAAGGTGGGCGACACCTTTGAGGTGCTGGTCGAACGGTCCGAGGACAAGGACGGCAACATCCTCGTCTCCCGAGAGAAGGCGGAGTTCAAGCAGAACTGGGACCGCATCCAGACCATCTGCAACGAGGGCGGGACCGTTCAGGGCAAGGTCAAGGCGGTCGTCAAGGGCGGCCTCGTGGTGAACATCGGGGTCGAGGCGTTCTGCCCGTCGTCCCAGATTGACATCTCCCCGCCCAAGAACCTGCAGATCTACGTGGGCAACGCCTACGAGTTCAAGGTCGTCAAGCTGAACCCCGAGCGGCAGAACGTCGTGCTCAGCCGCCGCGAACTGGTCGAGGCCGAGCGCAACAGCCGGCGGGCCACCCTGCTCCAGGAACTGGTGCCGGGCGACATCCGCAAGGGCGTCGTCAAGAACATCACCGACTTCGGCGCCTTCATTGACCTCAACGGTCTCGACGGCCTGCTGCATATCACCGACATGTCCTGGGGCCGCATCTCCCATCCGAGCGAGCTGCTCCGTGTGGGCCAGGAACTCGACGTCGTCATCCTCGACATCAACCGGGAAAAAGAGCGCGTCTCCCTCGGCCTCAAGCAGAAGGAGGCCAACCCCTGGGACAGCATCGAGTCAAAGTTCCCGCTGGGCGCCAAGGTCAAGGGCAAGGTGGTCAATCTCGTACCGTACGGCGCCTTCATCGAGCTCGAGCCGGGCGTCGAGGGCCTCGTGCACGTCACCGAACTGTCCTGGACCAAACGCATCGCCAAGCCGTCCGACGTGCTCAAGGTCGGCCAGGAGATCGAGGCCGTCGTCCTCGGCATCAACCGCGAGGAGCAGAAGATCAGCCTCGGCATCCGCCAGCTCGAGGCCAACCCCTGGGACGTCGCCCACGAGAAGTATCCGTCCGGCACCCAGGTCAAGGGCACCATCCGCAACCTCACCAGCTACGGGGCCTTCCTGGAGCTGGAAGAGGGGCTCGATGGGATGATCCACGTGTCCGACATGTCGTGGACCCGCAAGATCAACCATCCGAGCGAGGTCGTGAAGAAGGGCGATGTCGTCGAGGCGGTGGTCCTGGAGGTGGACAAGGCCAACCAGCGGATTTCGCTTGGCATGAAGCAGCTCTCCACGGATCCGTGGGAGGGCATTGACCGGTTCTTCAAGGTCGGCGACCTGGTCCAGGGCAAGGTCTCCAAGCTCGCCAGCTTCGGCGCCTTCGTCGGCCTCGATCACGACATTGACGGCTTGGTCCACATCTCGCAGGTGAGCGAGGAGCGCGTGGACAAGATCAAGAACGTGCTCAAGGTGGGTGACGACGTGACCGCGCGGGTCATCAAGATTGACCGTGTGGAGCGGCGCATCGGCCTCTCGATCAAGGCCGCCAACTACACCCAGGAACAGATCAAGGAGGAGCAGAAGCTCCTGGAGCAGCTCAAGCCGGGCGAAGACCTCGTGGCCCTGGAGCACGCGTTTGCGGCGGCCGAGGAGAAGTTCAGCAAGCAGTAG
- a CDS encoding DUF1573 domain-containing protein: MAKMLHAMRMAAAMLLATGSLVGDPEPPQLPQLLEVLEPLQDFGRVRAGTRMLHEFRVTNQGNETVEITAVETSCACLAPGVWPAKLKPGESATLPVELHTEPYSGAVAEHLTVRTRVGPGDGAVLTLDVRAVVWRPLEATPASAVFEARPDAPESATCTIRIVNQLSEPVELKAPESSHRGIEATLRSVVPGREYELIVRAVPPMGRGNVFGRVSMATSSPEMPVLEIPVHALVPAPRKRTVEAAAPGKP; the protein is encoded by the coding sequence ATGGCGAAGATGCTGCACGCGATGCGCATGGCCGCGGCGATGCTCCTGGCCACGGGATCCCTCGTCGGTGACCCGGAGCCCCCGCAACTCCCGCAACTCCTGGAGGTCCTCGAGCCGCTGCAGGACTTCGGACGCGTCCGCGCCGGCACGCGGATGCTTCACGAGTTTCGAGTCACCAACCAGGGCAACGAAACGGTCGAGATCACTGCGGTCGAAACCTCCTGCGCGTGCCTGGCACCCGGAGTGTGGCCCGCAAAGCTGAAGCCGGGCGAAAGCGCCACCCTGCCCGTCGAGTTGCACACGGAGCCCTACAGCGGCGCCGTCGCCGAGCACCTGACCGTCCGCACTCGTGTCGGGCCGGGGGATGGGGCGGTGCTGACCCTGGACGTTCGGGCGGTGGTGTGGCGTCCGCTGGAAGCAACGCCGGCATCCGCAGTGTTCGAGGCGCGTCCGGACGCCCCGGAGTCCGCCACCTGCACGATCCGCATTGTCAATCAGCTTTCGGAACCCGTGGAACTGAAGGCGCCGGAAAGCAGCCATCGCGGAATTGAGGCGACGCTGCGGTCCGTGGTGCCGGGACGCGAGTACGAACTCATCGTGCGGGCCGTGCCGCCGATGGGACGGGGCAACGTCTTTGGGCGCGTCTCGATGGCAACGTCGTCCCCGGAAATGCCCGTCCTGGAAATCCCGGTCCACGCGCTGGTGCCCGCCCCGCGCAAACGCACGGTGGAGGCGGCAGCGCCTGGAAAACCGTGA
- a CDS encoding HRDC domain-containing protein: protein MPFAFFLVSADASAEAARALNTFLATHTVVRVTREWCGSGSVGSWAFCIEYTGAATEVGGAATRVDYREILPPKQFEVYARLRALRKTLSDREGQPPFAVFTNAQLAEIVRRECRTVDDLKGIDGLGEARIARYGAEVLASLAEGGEK, encoded by the coding sequence ATGCCATTTGCGTTTTTTTTGGTTTCCGCTGATGCCAGCGCGGAAGCGGCGAGGGCGCTCAACACCTTTCTCGCCACTCACACTGTGGTCCGGGTCACTCGGGAGTGGTGCGGCTCGGGAAGCGTGGGCTCCTGGGCCTTTTGCATCGAATACACGGGCGCGGCGACAGAAGTCGGCGGCGCGGCGACCCGGGTGGACTATCGCGAGATCCTGCCTCCAAAACAGTTTGAGGTGTATGCGCGACTGCGGGCGCTGCGGAAGACCCTTTCGGATCGGGAGGGCCAGCCTCCGTTCGCCGTATTCACAAACGCGCAACTGGCTGAGATCGTTCGCCGGGAGTGTCGAACGGTGGACGATTTGAAGGGCATAGACGGCTTGGGAGAGGCGCGGATTGCCAGGTACGGAGCCGAGGTGTTGGCGTCCCTCGCCGAAGGAGGAGAGAAATGA
- a CDS encoding formylglycine-generating enzyme family protein — MGNEVGAITGPGTTGLPGFWLAKHPVSQAQWQAVMGNNPSQRGRGNSHPVDSVSWEDASAFCRKAGLRLPLEAEWEHACRAGTASPFALGEGAYLNSQMANFNGDFPGGSGAGAFKWLFRTRTTEAGSFPPNVWGFHDMHGQLWEWCDDKVEGGARALRGGSWNDLGGYAASGARVGLAPGFRDGIIGFRPCPSSTGKAVKERSRRQGKE, encoded by the coding sequence ATGGGCAACGAGGTCGGGGCGATCACCGGGCCAGGAACGACTGGGCTTCCAGGATTTTGGCTCGCCAAACATCCCGTCTCCCAGGCCCAGTGGCAGGCGGTCATGGGGAACAATCCCAGCCAGCGAGGACGCGGGAATTCGCATCCGGTGGACAGCGTGTCTTGGGAAGACGCCTCGGCGTTTTGTCGAAAGGCCGGATTGCGCCTTCCCTTGGAGGCGGAGTGGGAGCACGCCTGCCGGGCAGGCACGGCCAGCCCGTTCGCCTTGGGAGAGGGCGCGTACCTGAACTCCCAAATGGCCAATTTCAACGGGGATTTCCCAGGAGGTAGTGGCGCGGGGGCCTTTAAATGGTTGTTTCGAACGAGGACCACTGAAGCGGGATCCTTCCCACCGAACGTATGGGGATTTCACGACATGCACGGCCAATTGTGGGAGTGGTGTGACGACAAGGTCGAAGGCGGGGCCCGCGCGCTGCGCGGCGGCAGCTGGAACGACCTCGGCGGGTACGCCGCGTCCGGCGCCCGCGTCGGCCTCGCGCCCGGCTTCCGGGACGGCATCATCGGCTTCCGGCCCTGCCCCAGTTCCACCGGGAAAGCGGTGAAGGAAAGGAGCAGGAGGCAGGGCAAGGAGTGA
- a CDS encoding endonuclease/exonuclease/phosphatase family protein, whose product MSRIAPLRRAALTAALLIALTLAATGQTTAPPSFRVATFNLENYHLKATGTRPVKSLESRRQVVAQITAIQPDVLALQEIGQREALEELQGRLREAGLDLPHLEHVGGWDTNIFVAVLSRFPITARRPHSRESFLLNGRRLFTNRGIAEVEIEVTPRYRFTLLTTHLKSRRPSSVADESDLRAAEARILRDKVDALLAASPNANVLVCGDFNDTRDSPPIRTLLGRGKTALTDTRPYERNGDSKKEDGFRTVTWTHFYGKEDTYSRIDYVLLSKGMAREWRAEGSYVYSGPNWGLASDHRPVVCEFHAVNR is encoded by the coding sequence ATGTCCCGCATTGCCCCGCTCCGCCGGGCCGCACTGACCGCAGCGCTGCTGATCGCGCTGACGCTTGCGGCGACGGGCCAGACGACCGCTCCACCGTCATTCCGCGTCGCGACGTTCAACCTGGAGAACTACCACCTGAAGGCCACGGGAACCCGGCCCGTCAAGTCGCTGGAAAGCCGCCGCCAGGTCGTCGCCCAGATCACCGCCATCCAGCCCGACGTGCTGGCCCTTCAGGAGATCGGCCAGAGGGAAGCCCTCGAGGAACTGCAGGGGCGCCTGCGGGAGGCCGGTCTGGACCTGCCCCATCTCGAACACGTCGGCGGCTGGGACACCAACATCTTCGTTGCCGTTCTCAGCCGCTTCCCCATCACCGCCCGCCGCCCCCACTCGCGGGAGTCCTTTCTGCTCAACGGACGGCGCCTGTTCACCAACCGCGGGATCGCCGAGGTCGAGATCGAGGTCACACCCCGGTATCGCTTCACGCTCCTGACGACCCACCTCAAGTCGCGTCGTCCATCGTCCGTGGCCGACGAATCCGACCTGCGCGCCGCGGAGGCCCGCATCCTGCGGGACAAGGTGGATGCCCTCCTTGCCGCGTCGCCCAATGCCAATGTGCTGGTGTGCGGCGACTTCAACGACACGCGGGACAGCCCGCCGATCCGCACACTGCTCGGACGCGGCAAGACCGCGCTGACGGACACCCGCCCCTACGAACGCAATGGGGATTCGAAGAAGGAGGACGGATTCCGCACCGTGACCTGGACGCATTTTTACGGCAAGGAGGACACCTACAGCCGGATTGACTACGTGCTCCTCAGCAAGGGCATGGCGCGCGAGTGGCGGGCCGAAGGGAGTTATGTCTATTCCGGGCCCAACTGGGGCCTGGCCTCCGACCACCGCCCGGTGGTCTGCGAATTCCACGCGGTCAACCGTTGA
- a CDS encoding efflux RND transporter permease subunit produces the protein MINAIITGSLRNRFLVLCAALLVAVWGIKAVYSTPVDAIPDLSENQVIVFADWAGRSPQEVEDQVTYPLSVNLQGLAGVKTVRATSMFGFSLITVIFRDDVDNYFARSRVLERLNYLTTLMPSGVIPQLGPDATGLGWIYQYYLQVDPRVAPDGGYDLGRLRAVQDWFVRYQLNAVPGVAEVASLGGFVQQYQIEVSSLRMRALGISLQEVLEAVAANNLNVGGKTVDENGMEFVIRGVGLVRGVGDLEQIVLRTGADGTPVTLAQVATVQLGGDFRRGALDVDGREVVGGIVVMRTGENAMAVIRAVKERLEQIRPALPPGVSIEPFYDRSDLIERTIATLKDALWEEMLLVTLAHVIFLFHFRSILIVTIPLPLSILISFILMREFGISSNIMSLSGIAIAIGVLVDAGIVMTENVIRHCELREAARGGATGPVRLSSAETWECTLAAARQVGRPIFFAMAIIIFAFLPVFVLGGQEGKLFRPLAFTKTFACVGATILAVTVVPVLCSLLVRGPFRSEEDNRVMRWLLRLYDPALRWALDHRRAVLGLAALLLGVALVLAFGLPRPVWQRLRDAGLPTPLLRALGGMGKEFMPPLNEGSLLFMPVLLPATSLSEVNRIMAWQDRVIRELPEVASAAGKLGRADTATDPAPVEMIETTIVLKPEYLTTRRSVLGLFSIPWTVRNPAWRHGMTREGLVAELTRTLTAVPGYVPGFLQPIENRVLMIATGIRAQLGVKVLGDDLDALQQQAFAVQRVVESIPGATGVSPSRVQGKPYLEVEVDRPAMARHGLDVRRVLDAVEVGIGGRNVTTTIEGRERFPIQVRLQRDERDDLDRLGSILITAPSGLQIPLGQVATLRRVTGPNEIASENGRLRVFVQANVQGRDLGGFVDEVKRRVAAEILPGLPAGMTIEYSGQYEELLRAERTLRIVIPMSLLIIFLLLYAVYQSAGEAAHVILAVPFALSGSVFLQYLLGYNFSVAVWIGYIALFGIAIQTGVVMVVYLEEALERKRAERGAAFNREDLLDAIRSGARLRLRPKIMTVATTIASLLPIMWSSRAGAEVMKPLAAPVIGGSVSSLLHILIVTPVLVAWLRERALANR, from the coding sequence GTGATCAACGCCATCATCACCGGGTCGCTGCGCAACCGCTTCCTGGTCCTGTGCGCCGCCCTGCTGGTGGCCGTCTGGGGGATCAAGGCGGTGTACTCGACGCCTGTGGATGCCATTCCGGACCTGAGCGAAAACCAGGTGATTGTCTTTGCAGACTGGGCCGGGCGCAGTCCCCAGGAAGTCGAGGATCAGGTCACCTATCCCCTGTCGGTGAACCTCCAGGGTCTCGCCGGTGTGAAGACCGTGCGGGCCACCTCCATGTTCGGGTTCTCCCTGATCACGGTGATTTTTCGCGACGACGTGGACAACTACTTCGCCCGGTCCCGGGTGCTGGAACGTCTGAACTACCTGACCACGCTCATGCCATCGGGCGTGATTCCGCAGTTGGGCCCGGATGCCACCGGACTCGGATGGATCTACCAGTATTACCTGCAGGTGGATCCCCGGGTGGCACCGGACGGTGGGTATGACCTCGGGCGCCTGCGTGCGGTCCAGGACTGGTTTGTCCGGTATCAGTTGAACGCCGTGCCCGGGGTGGCGGAGGTCGCAAGCCTGGGCGGGTTCGTCCAGCAGTATCAAATCGAGGTCAGCTCGTTGCGGATGCGTGCCCTGGGCATCTCCCTTCAGGAGGTGCTGGAGGCGGTGGCGGCGAACAACCTCAACGTGGGGGGCAAGACCGTTGATGAGAACGGCATGGAGTTTGTCATTCGCGGCGTGGGCCTCGTGCGGGGAGTTGGAGATCTGGAGCAGATCGTCCTGCGGACGGGGGCCGACGGGACTCCGGTGACGCTGGCGCAGGTTGCCACGGTGCAGTTGGGCGGTGATTTCCGCCGCGGCGCCCTCGACGTGGACGGCCGCGAGGTGGTCGGAGGCATTGTCGTGATGCGGACCGGGGAGAACGCGATGGCGGTGATCCGGGCGGTGAAGGAGCGGCTGGAACAGATCCGTCCGGCGCTGCCTCCGGGAGTCTCCATTGAGCCGTTCTACGACCGCAGCGACTTGATCGAACGAACCATCGCCACTCTCAAAGACGCCCTGTGGGAGGAAATGCTGCTCGTGACCCTGGCGCATGTGATTTTCCTGTTCCACTTCCGGAGCATCCTGATCGTCACCATCCCGCTGCCGCTCTCGATCCTGATCTCCTTCATCCTCATGCGGGAGTTCGGCATCTCGTCCAACATCATGTCGCTCTCCGGGATCGCCATCGCGATCGGGGTGCTGGTGGATGCGGGCATCGTCATGACCGAGAATGTGATCCGGCATTGCGAGCTGCGCGAAGCGGCGCGTGGCGGGGCCACGGGTCCCGTCCGGTTGTCGTCAGCCGAGACCTGGGAATGCACCCTGGCCGCGGCCCGACAGGTGGGACGTCCGATCTTCTTTGCGATGGCCATCATCATCTTTGCGTTTCTCCCGGTCTTCGTGCTGGGCGGACAGGAGGGCAAGCTGTTCCGTCCGCTGGCCTTCACCAAGACCTTCGCCTGTGTCGGGGCCACGATCCTGGCAGTGACCGTCGTGCCGGTGCTGTGCTCATTGCTGGTTCGGGGGCCGTTCCGCTCCGAGGAGGACAACCGGGTGATGCGATGGCTGCTGCGTCTGTATGATCCGGCGCTCCGATGGGCGCTGGATCACCGTCGCGCGGTTCTGGGCCTTGCGGCCCTGCTGCTGGGGGTCGCGCTGGTGCTGGCGTTCGGACTGCCGCGTCCCGTGTGGCAGCGTTTGCGCGATGCCGGCCTGCCCACGCCGCTGCTGCGGGCGCTCGGCGGCATGGGGAAGGAGTTCATGCCGCCATTGAACGAAGGTTCCCTGCTGTTCATGCCCGTGCTGCTGCCGGCGACCTCGCTGTCCGAGGTCAACCGCATCATGGCGTGGCAGGACCGCGTCATCCGCGAGCTCCCGGAGGTGGCGAGCGCCGCGGGCAAGCTCGGGCGCGCGGATACCGCGACCGATCCGGCCCCGGTGGAAATGATCGAGACCACGATCGTGCTCAAGCCGGAGTACCTGACCACACGCCGTTCAGTGCTTGGGCTGTTCTCCATCCCCTGGACGGTGCGGAACCCCGCGTGGCGCCACGGCATGACGCGCGAGGGCCTGGTGGCGGAGCTCACGAGGACGCTGACCGCCGTGCCGGGGTATGTGCCCGGGTTTCTTCAACCGATTGAGAATCGCGTGCTGATGATCGCCACCGGGATCCGGGCCCAGCTTGGGGTCAAGGTCCTGGGAGACGACCTCGACGCCCTGCAGCAGCAAGCCTTTGCGGTGCAGCGCGTGGTGGAATCCATCCCCGGAGCCACCGGGGTGTCCCCCAGCCGCGTGCAGGGAAAGCCCTACCTGGAGGTAGAGGTGGACCGTCCAGCGATGGCCCGACACGGGCTCGACGTCCGGCGGGTCCTGGATGCCGTGGAGGTGGGGATCGGCGGACGGAATGTCACCACCACCATCGAGGGACGCGAACGGTTCCCCATCCAGGTTCGGCTGCAGCGCGATGAACGGGACGACCTCGACCGGCTGGGTTCCATTCTGATCACGGCGCCGTCCGGGCTGCAGATCCCCCTGGGCCAGGTGGCCACCCTGCGCCGGGTGACGGGACCCAACGAGATTGCCAGCGAGAACGGGCGGCTGCGGGTGTTTGTGCAGGCAAATGTTCAGGGACGCGATCTGGGAGGGTTTGTGGACGAGGTGAAGCGCCGCGTGGCGGCGGAGATCCTGCCTGGGTTGCCCGCGGGCATGACGATCGAGTACAGCGGACAGTACGAGGAATTGCTCCGGGCGGAGCGCACGCTGCGGATCGTCATCCCCATGTCCCTGTTGATCATCTTCCTGCTGCTGTACGCGGTCTATCAATCCGCCGGGGAGGCGGCGCATGTCATCCTTGCCGTGCCGTTTGCCCTGAGCGGCAGCGTCTTTCTCCAGTACCTCCTCGGCTACAACTTCAGCGTCGCCGTCTGGATCGGGTACATCGCCCTGTTTGGCATCGCCATCCAGACCGGGGTGGTGATGGTCGTGTACTTGGAGGAGGCGCTGGAGCGGAAGCGGGCCGAGCGCGGCGCGGCGTTCAACCGGGAGGATTTGCTGGACGCCATCCGTTCGGGGGCACGGCTGCGCTTGCGGCCGAAGATCATGACCGTGGCCACGACCATCGCCAGCCTGCTGCCCATCATGTGGAGTTCCCGTGCGGGCGCGGAGGTGATGAAGCCGCTGGCCGCCCCGGTCATCGGCGGCAGCGTCAGCTCGCTGCTGCACATTCTGATCGTGACCCCGGTGCTCGTCGCCTGGCTGCGCGAGCGCGCGCTGGCCAACCGCTGA
- a CDS encoding galactose mutarotase — protein sequence MKLDQNSFGHLPDGSEAMRFTASTASGITARFTNYGLILTELLVPDRDGQTTNVVLGFDNLPRYLQGHPHFGAIAGRVANRIARGEFTLDGTTYRLATNNGPNHLHGGRVGFDKKLWKIEGYELTPGQASVRFSHVSPDGDEGYPGTLRMTVTYTLTQTGDLRIHYQATTDRATPVNLTNHSYFNLAGRGTVDDQVLEVFASRYTPTDEGLIPTGVLAPVEGTALDFTRPRRLGDRIRSTGLQPPGYDHNFVLDAGGGSLALAARVTDPASGRMLEVFTDQPGVQLYTANHFPADGYECNGGLRFPPLGAFCLETQNFPDAINKPNFPKAVLRPGETYDTTTIFRLGIAGG from the coding sequence ATGAAACTCGATCAGAATTCCTTCGGCCACCTCCCCGATGGCTCCGAGGCGATGCGCTTCACGGCGTCCACCGCCTCCGGCATCACCGCCCGCTTCACCAACTACGGGCTCATCCTCACCGAACTCCTGGTGCCGGACCGCGACGGCCAGACCACCAACGTGGTGCTCGGGTTCGACAATCTCCCGCGCTACCTGCAGGGACACCCCCACTTCGGTGCGATCGCCGGAAGGGTGGCCAACCGCATTGCGCGCGGCGAATTCACGCTCGACGGCACGACCTATCGCCTGGCCACGAACAACGGTCCCAACCACCTGCACGGCGGACGGGTCGGCTTCGACAAAAAGCTCTGGAAGATCGAAGGCTACGAACTCACACCCGGGCAGGCCTCGGTCCGCTTCAGCCATGTCAGTCCGGACGGCGATGAGGGGTATCCGGGAACCCTGCGGATGACCGTGACCTACACGCTCACGCAGACCGGCGACCTCCGCATCCACTATCAGGCCACCACCGATCGCGCGACCCCGGTCAACCTCACGAACCACAGCTACTTCAACCTCGCTGGACGCGGCACCGTGGACGATCAGGTGCTCGAAGTGTTTGCCAGCCGGTATACGCCCACCGACGAAGGGCTGATCCCCACGGGCGTCCTCGCGCCGGTGGAGGGCACCGCGCTCGACTTCACCCGGCCGCGGCGGCTCGGCGACCGCATCCGGTCCACCGGCCTGCAGCCCCCGGGATATGACCACAACTTCGTGCTGGATGCGGGCGGCGGTTCGCTCGCGCTGGCGGCACGGGTGACGGATCCGGCCTCGGGACGGATGCTGGAGGTCTTCACCGATCAGCCCGGGGTGCAGTTGTACACGGCGAACCATTTCCCGGCTGACGGCTACGAGTGCAACGGCGGTCTCCGATTTCCGCCGCTCGGCGCGTTCTGCCTCGAGACCCAGAATTTTCCTGACGCCATCAACAAGCCCAACTTTCCCAAGGCGGTCCTGCGTCCGGGGGAAACCTACGACACCACGACGATCTTCCGACTGGGCATCGCCGGCGGCTGA